In Desulfonatronospira thiodismutans ASO3-1, a single window of DNA contains:
- a CDS encoding DUF2442 domain-containing protein, translating into MIKDVVSAIYKGGYKIEVTFEDGLTGIVDFSRYLNQGGVFEKFRDIEFFKNFRINKELGVLTWGDEEVDIAPENLYAEATNTPLPEWMNPQQGSSENLTYQKSS; encoded by the coding sequence ATGATAAAAGATGTTGTCTCTGCCATTTATAAAGGTGGGTATAAAATTGAGGTGACTTTTGAGGATGGTCTCACAGGTATCGTGGATTTTTCCAGGTATTTAAACCAGGGGGGCGTTTTTGAAAAATTTAGAGATATAGAATTTTTCAAAAATTTCAGAATAAATAAAGAACTCGGGGTGCTGACCTGGGGGGATGAAGAAGTGGATATTGCCCCGGAAAATCTTTATGCTGAAGCTACCAATACTCCTCTTCCAGAGTGGATGAATCCGCAACAGGGTTCCTCTGAGAATTTGACGTATCAGAAGAGCTCGTAA
- a CDS encoding DUF4160 domain-containing protein — protein sequence MSRPTVRLSGRWRLLAERGEYGSEKVAIEIETLRILEGHLAPRALGLVIEWASQHRDELIQNWELARNNQAPRKIEPLK from the coding sequence TTGTCGAGGCCGACGGTTCGCCTGTCCGGGCGGTGGCGTTTGTTGGCTGAGAGGGGGGAGTATGGTAGCGAAAAAGTGGCCATAGAAATTGAGACGTTGCGTATACTCGAAGGGCACCTGGCACCCCGGGCGTTGGGTCTTGTGATCGAATGGGCTTCACAGCACAGGGATGAATTAATTCAAAACTGGGAATTAGCGAGAAATAACCAGGCACCAAGAAAAATTGAGCCGTTAAAATAG
- a CDS encoding cyclase family protein yields MEIIDLSHRIEPGMPVYPGTDAPVLERPFDLDKDGFAETKLSLMSHTGTHMDAPAHILDRGKTLDRMPISAFYGQGICIDATPEQMEIAAQDLTPYEDMIKTADFVLFRTGWSRLWGTAGYFEGYPVLSPEAAHRLSESGLKGVGFDTISADGPADTSFLIHGILLGKDMIIIENLANLDQLPRAGFSIACFPLHFVEADGSPVRAVAFVG; encoded by the coding sequence ATGGAAATAATTGATCTCAGCCATCGTATCGAGCCCGGCATGCCGGTGTATCCGGGTACTGATGCCCCGGTGCTCGAGCGCCCGTTTGACCTGGACAAGGACGGCTTTGCGGAGACGAAGCTATCCCTTATGTCACACACCGGTACCCATATGGATGCCCCGGCCCATATCCTGGACAGGGGAAAAACTCTGGACCGCATGCCCATTTCGGCTTTTTACGGACAGGGGATATGCATTGACGCCACCCCGGAGCAAATGGAAATCGCCGCCCAGGACCTGACGCCTTACGAGGACATGATTAAAACAGCGGATTTTGTTTTGTTCAGAACCGGTTGGTCCAGGTTGTGGGGCACTGCAGGCTATTTTGAAGGATATCCGGTTTTAAGCCCCGAGGCGGCGCACCGTTTGAGCGAGTCCGGACTCAAGGGTGTCGGCTTTGATACCATATCAGCGGACGGCCCCGCAGACACTTCCTTTCTTATTCACGGGATACTCCTGGGTAAGGACATGATTATAATTGAAAACCTGGCCAATCTGGACCAGTTGCCCCGGGCAGGATTCTCCATAGCCTGTTTTCCGCTGCATTTTGTCGAGGCCGACGGTTCGCCTGTCCGGGCGGTGGCGTTTGTTGGCTGA